AGCTGGTCGGCGCATAGATGGCGGCAGCCGCCACCATGACGGCGGCAAGGCCGACGAGTGAATGGAAGGCAGCGACCAGTTGCGGCATCGAGGTCATGGCGATGCGCCGCGCGGTGACCGCGCCGACCGAGCCGCCGATGGCCAGGCCAACCACGATCAGGCCGAGACCTCCCAGCGAAGGGGTCGCCAGCGCCAGCGTCGTGGCAATGGCGATGGCCATGCCGATCATGCCGTACATGTTGCCCTGGCGGCTGGTGGTTGGATGCGACAGGCCGCGCAGCGCCATGATGAACAGGACGCCGGAAACCAGATAGAGGAAGGAGGCTAAGTTGGCGTTCACGTCACTTGTCCTTCTTCTTGTACATCGCCAGCATGCGCTGGGTGACGAGGAAGCCGCCGAAGATGTTGACGGACACCAGCATCAGCGCAACGAAGCCGAAGCCGGTGGCAATGCCGGACGCCGAGATGCCGACTGCGAGCAGCGCGCCGACGACGATCACGGAGGAAATGGCGTTGGTGACGGCCATCAGCGGCGTGTGCAGGGCCGGCGTGACCGACCAGACGACATAGTAGCCGACGAAGATCGCCAGGATAAAAATGGCGAAGCGGAAGACGAAGGGATCGATGGCACCGCCCGACAGCGCATGCGCGGCATCACCGGCCGCCTCGGCACCGGGCGCGTTCGCCATATTGTGGACCGCGAGCCTGACGGCGGCACTTGCCTGGTCGAGCTGGTCGAGGGCTTTCTGCAGGGTCTGATCCATCACGCAATCCCCTTGGGCTTGGACGAGGTCGACTTGGGCGCGGCCGATTTGGGCGCGGCAGGTTTCTTTGCCGAGGCCGATTTCTTCGCAGGCTTGGGCGAAGCGTCGGCAACCATCGTCTTGGCCGGGATCGCGGCCGGCTCGACATGCGGCTGCTCCGCCGCCTTGGCAAAGGCGGGGTGCACGACCTTGCCGCCGTCGGTCAGCATCGTTGCCTTGACCAGGTCGTCATCGCGATTGATGGCAAGCGTCTTCGTAGTCTTGTCGACCAGCGTCTCAAGGAAGGCGAACAGGTTCTTGGCGTAAAGCAGCGAGGCGGATGCGGCGACGCGGCCGGGCACATTGAGATGGCCGACGATCTTGACGTTGTTGGCCGTGGTGACCACCTTGCCGGCTTCGGCGCCCTCGACATTGCCGCCGCGCTCGACCGCGAGGTCGACGATCACCGAGCCCGGCTTCATCGAGGCGACCATCACCGCCGAGACCAGCTTCGGCGCGGGACGGCCGGGGATCAGCGCCGTGGTGATGACGATATCCTGCTTGGCGATGTGCTCGGCGGTGAGTGCCGCCTGCTTGGCCTGGTACTCCTTGGACATTTCCTTGGCGTAGCCACCGGCCGTCTCGGCCGCCTTGAACTC
The nucleotide sequence above comes from Mesorhizobium shangrilense. Encoded proteins:
- a CDS encoding proton-translocating transhydrogenase family protein, whose translation is MDQTLQKALDQLDQASAAVRLAVHNMANAPGAEAAGDAAHALSGGAIDPFVFRFAIFILAIFVGYYVVWSVTPALHTPLMAVTNAISSVIVVGALLAVGISASGIATGFGFVALMLVSVNIFGGFLVTQRMLAMYKKKDK